A genomic window from Pseudonocardia broussonetiae includes:
- a CDS encoding DedA family protein, which yields MADWVFSIVDRLGAPGVGLLILLENIIPPIPSEVILPLAGFRARVGAFNVVAAWGAATAGSLIGALILYGLGAWFGYDRLHALSGHRWFILSSQKDLERGFGLFRHHGGKVVLLARCVPLLRSVVSIPAGIVGMPLWRFALLTTVGSGIWNAVFVGLGWYLGENFELVERWLGPVTYVVLGLLLVGLVVLIVRRVRSRETSDRARHRA from the coding sequence ATGGCCGACTGGGTGTTCTCGATCGTCGACCGCCTGGGAGCGCCGGGCGTCGGCCTGCTGATCCTCCTCGAGAACATCATCCCGCCCATCCCGTCCGAGGTGATCCTGCCGCTGGCCGGGTTCCGGGCCCGGGTCGGAGCGTTCAACGTGGTCGCGGCGTGGGGCGCGGCGACGGCCGGGTCGCTGATCGGCGCACTGATCCTCTACGGGCTCGGGGCCTGGTTCGGCTACGACCGGCTGCACGCCCTCTCCGGCCACCGCTGGTTCATCCTGTCCAGCCAGAAGGACCTCGAACGCGGCTTCGGGCTGTTCCGGCACCACGGCGGCAAGGTCGTGCTGCTGGCCCGCTGCGTGCCGCTGCTGCGCAGCGTCGTGTCCATCCCCGCGGGCATCGTCGGGATGCCGCTGTGGCGGTTCGCGCTGCTCACGACCGTCGGCAGCGGCATCTGGAACGCCGTGTTCGTCGGCCTGGGCTGGTACCTGGGGGAGAACTTCGAGCTGGTGGAGCGGTGGCTCGGGCCGGTGACCTACGTGGTGCTCGGGCTGCTGCTGGTCGGGCTGGTCGTGCTCATCGTGCGGCGGGTCCGCTCGCGGGAGACCTCCGACCGGGCGCGCCACCGGGCCTGA
- a CDS encoding ANTAR domain-containing protein, producing the protein MTVHEGTAGDAAVLAAVVDEVPGAVAAEFLALAAALMDATTVRGVLVRVVDAAKAVVPGADLVSVTLRTASGLHTPAETDPLATRLDEIQYRIDDGPCVDATRKAGLGLTFCSDLASSTRFGAFGPAAAELGVHSVLAVGLFPDGDGPRMGALNIYSRQVAGLDELDRDLTLVLAAHASTALAATMAATSSELEGAQLRQALQSRDVIGQAKGILMERRGISADEAFDVLRTASQSLNVKLAQVAQTLVDHRAEV; encoded by the coding sequence GTGACGGTTCACGAGGGAACGGCCGGCGACGCGGCGGTGCTGGCCGCGGTCGTCGACGAGGTCCCGGGAGCGGTGGCGGCGGAGTTCCTCGCGCTGGCCGCCGCCCTGATGGACGCGACGACGGTGCGCGGTGTGCTGGTGCGCGTCGTCGATGCGGCGAAGGCCGTCGTGCCGGGAGCCGACCTGGTCAGCGTCACGCTGCGCACGGCGTCCGGGTTGCACACCCCCGCCGAGACCGACCCGCTCGCCACCCGGCTCGACGAGATCCAGTACCGCATCGACGACGGGCCGTGCGTGGACGCCACCCGCAAGGCGGGCCTGGGCCTCACGTTCTGCTCCGACCTCGCCTCCAGCACCCGCTTCGGCGCCTTCGGCCCGGCCGCGGCCGAGCTCGGGGTGCACAGCGTGCTGGCCGTCGGCCTGTTCCCCGACGGCGACGGCCCGCGGATGGGGGCGCTGAACATCTACTCCCGCCAGGTCGCGGGCCTCGACGAGCTCGACCGCGACCTCACCCTCGTGCTCGCCGCCCACGCCTCCACCGCGCTGGCGGCCACGATGGCCGCCACCTCCTCGGAGCTGGAGGGCGCGCAGCTGCGCCAGGCGCTGCAGAGCCGCGACGTCATCGGCCAGGCCAAGGGCATCCTCATGGAGCGTCGCGGGATCAGCGCCGACGAGGCGTTCGACGTGCTCCGCACGGCGTCGCAGTCGCTCAACGTGAAGCTCGCGCAGGTGGCCCAGACGCTGGTGGACCACCGCGCCGAGGTGTGA
- a CDS encoding Dabb family protein, protein MIRNVVVGRLLPDVPAEQVDAALQALRDLRVEGVTIRLVAGTDLGLREGNASFAITVDLDDEDAYRVYDLDEEHNRIRREMFAPISASIERIQFRLPG, encoded by the coding sequence GTGATCCGCAACGTGGTGGTGGGCCGGCTGCTCCCGGACGTGCCGGCCGAGCAGGTGGACGCGGCGCTGCAGGCGCTGCGCGACCTGCGCGTCGAGGGCGTGACGATCCGGCTGGTGGCGGGCACCGACCTGGGCCTGCGCGAGGGCAACGCGAGCTTCGCGATCACCGTCGACCTCGACGACGAGGACGCCTACCGCGTCTACGACCTCGACGAGGAGCACAACCGGATCCGGCGGGAGATGTTCGCGCCGATCAGCGCGTCGATCGAGCGGATCCAGTTCCGGCTGCCCGGCTGA